The sequence tgtagaaatttaaaacattagaaaactTGTGATTTAAAGAATTATCATATTTCTATTTTATCAATACGCTAATGTTCTAGAcatatttgtaaaactttttaactCTAATTTATTATGCAAGGTGTCCTGCGAGTTATCCTTATCATTGTAGGGGCCAGAAGAACTAAACAAAAAGTCAGTCGAAAAATCGCATAAATTTCGTAGGTCCGATAGGTATGCTAGGACTTACAGAACTTTGACATTTTATGTAGATGAGCCGCTTTTGTGAAAGTGTGCGTGCATGGAGACTAGCGATCGTCCAGCCACTTCCAAATAACGATCTTTTGGTATCCATGCACGCACACTGTAACAAAAGCGGATTGCCTACATATAATTTCAAAACTCTGTAAGTCCCAACATACGTATCGGACCCAAAAGCTTATGGGACTTTACGACTTAGTTTTTTTCTACTCGCCCCTACAGGAATAACTCGAGGGACACCtagtatatttattttaacagggaaaattaagattaaatgtaaataataaggATCTATACAGTTTACAAGGTCaaggtttattttataaaaatacactgCGAAAGTATTCTATCAGAAATGTCAGAATCCAACACAAATAGTAAAAATACAACTTTCGAATCCCCTATCTATATATGTACATATTTTATCAAcgcaagaataattattattcgaaaatttactgTAACGTAATAATTACGTATTTAGTGTATTTACTTGCCCGGTACAATCTATGAAACTAAGATTCTCTTCGTCAAGGTTTAAAGCATGTTCACTACAAACTTCTGCAAAATTCGTCAAATCCCTGATGctgcaatattttaggatttctaaaCTTATCTCAAATGgaacatgtttggttaaaaaagaacCCACTATTTCAACTAATCTGCGCTTTAGCTTTCCTTCGATGATGCGATCTTCTAAATCCAAAgcgtaaattgaaagattttctttATGAGGACTTTCCCTTAAGGACTTTTTGacatcttcattttttaaaatagcccCCAACTTGTCCAAATCTTTTGTCAAAATATCGTAAAAGCTTAACCTAACCGATGAACAAATCTGCAGATTTTTCAATTCCCTGATTTCCTTCTCGCACTTCTTCCGTATCCTACGTACATTGTGATCAGAAATTAATATCATCCGATTTCTCTTGTTCAAGTATTTATTATCCTCTTTCATTCGACAAATATAAGAAACTAAAAGTTCCTGATATTGCCGACAATTATCAACATACCAGGTATGAATAGCGTAATCGAGAGGTGTCAATCCCCTTTCATCGACAGCATTGACATCTgcattatatttcaataaacgtCTGATGACATATTCTCTACCTAACTGAAGACAAGCTAGGTGAAGAGCTGATTTTTTTCCAAGTGACAAATTAACATCGGCCCCGAATTCTAACAAGATATCCAACAATTCCACAAAATCGCCTGAAATTCTAAACATGTACTGCAACGGACTTCCACCAATAGTCCATCTGTAGTTAACTTTGGCCCCATTTTCCAAGATAAGTCTAATTATATCCGGGTGAGCACCAGTGATTGCACAGTGTAATGTTGTGAATCCTCTTTGAGAAATTTTCGCACCGCGCCTCAACAGAATTTTTGTTATCTCCAAATTACCCTTTTGACAAGAAACATCCAATGGAGTTCTACCATTTCGAGTTTTAGCCTCGATGTCAGCTCCATGATCGAGCAGAAACTCCACTATCTTCGAATTATAATTATGGCGCATGCAACATCCTTCAGATGAAGGACCACTTGGTACCACTTGAAAGTAGTTTTTGCgcaggaaaatataatttaattcacaCAATGGAGAACCAGGACATTTTGCAGCATATAGGCTACCACAAGCAATTAGAAGTGGTGATCGGTTGTAGGATAAGGCATTCACATACCCACCCTTATTCACCAGCATCTTTACCATTTCCAAACTTTCCAAAGATGTAGCATAATGAAGTGGAGTTAAAAACTCTTCAGTGAGAGTATTCACGAAAGCTCCGGACTCTAGCAGATAGAAAACCTTTTCTGAATCTTCGCTACAAATTGCGTAATAAAGAGGAGTCATGTTTTTCTTGTTCAGAGCTTCAAGATTCGCACCTCGATCAACCAAGGCTTTTATCATTGATATCGTACCCCATCCAGCAGCAATATGCAATAATGTTTCCTTATGTGGACTGAAAGCATTCAGATCAAATTCACCCTGGTCTAAAAGAAACAAGAAACTATCCTCGTCTTGGTTCATTGctgcaaaatttaaaagagtCGAGTAATTTGACGAAGCAATGGTGAAATGCTTTCCTTCGCGgaacaaaaattgtacaaaacgTCGACATCTTATGACGCGATGAACTTGTTCGCTATTTAGAAGTTTCATTCTGTATACGAGAAATATCTCCGCTGCTTCCAAATATCCTGATAGTAAGGCTTCCTGAATTGGACTGATGCCCCTCTGACAACAAACATTGCGGGAAGctccattttttataaacagtgCAGAAGTAGAGAAGGCTTCATTGAGAGACACAGTGTTGTTATTTACACATTTCAATGCACTACGAAGAGCATAGTGAAGTGGAGTTTCGCCATTTTTATTTTGTGCATTAACGTTAGAACCACTTCGAATCAATGCAAGAGCCAGATCCGTCTTATCACGATATGAAGAGATATAATGGAGAGCTGTATTTTGAGTTTTTGGATCAACAAATGAAGCAATCGGGATATCTTCAAATACTAAAAACTTCAATAGGGTTTTATTTGCATAACTAAGCGCTCGTTTGAAGAGAGATAACATCACACCTTGCGTTTCTTCGTACTCGACCTGCACTTCTCTCAGGATTCCAGCTATGTTGTCCATTTTCTGCGAAGGAAAACTTTTATTAGGATAAAgttagattttaaattcaaatttaaatttaagaaagattAACACATTTTTACACTATCTCATGTGGAAATATCGGTAGTGTGCCTAAGTTGACTACCGGTGCAGTACTGGCTCAGTACTAGGCACCAGTACAGACAGGTGGTAGTTTGTCCAGTACTGGCTATTGAATGACTGCACGACTGGGGTAGTACTGTGCCAGTGGTGCAAAACTCGATCAAAAAAAAGgcttataaattttttgagatGTTTTAAAATGACGAGAAGTGGTATATTTAATTAActtgaaatcatttttgttaagaaatgtttttacgagggtggattgataagtttccggcctgaccaagaaaaacaacgtttttaagaatttttttttttatttctcaacataatctcctccaaggctgaNNNNNNNNNNNNNNNNNNNNNNNNNNNNNNNNNNNNNNNNNNNNNNNNNNNNNNNNNNNNNNNNNNNNNNNNNNNNNNNNNNNNNNNNNNNNNNNNNNNNgctatctaaggatggtactatagaacgccacctcaaggtaggcctagtggcgccatctcttggtcaggccggaaacttatcaatccaccctcgtaagtttTATTCAGATATATATCTGATCCAAAAAATTACATGTTATGTGTTCGTAAAAAGTTGCTAAAATggtataaaatgttgaaaaaatgacaaaaacgaacctagtttttctaaaaaaaatgtaaacaaaaaatgacatttaagtaaaaaatcttattatcggttaatttggaaaattttaagttctcCTTTATAAATTACTTATTCTAGTGATAGGTcgtttaaaatgtgaaaattagtAGATAAGAATTTTTAGCAGAGTGGCCTAAGTGATAAAGAAATCTCGAATTCTAATGAGAGTAGGACTTCTGCTTCTGAATGCACGGATACGGCTGAAAGGCTCTTATATCCAGCACaaacaattcaacttttaaagaaaCAGTTTACGCTGACTTTCTTATTCAGAGAAAAGTCGCACGTGTCCACAGATGCAGGCTCACAAATTTCGTCTGCAGATGCTGATGGAATACCCAGAGACTCAGgcacaattagaaaaaaaaacgcaaatccgaaaactactgcgcatctctaTTTTAAACCGGACTTAAATAATTCGTCAGAATATGTGAAGATGGGCACTATTATCACAAAtgactatttttcagcatttttttcgGTTTCGAGATAACTACCGGCATTTTAGTATGCCATTTGTTTGCCAGTACTGCCGCAATACTGGCAGTCAGCACTGtgccagtaccgccaagcattacaagcgAGTACTGGCCCAGCTAATCCAGCCAGTACtgaactccggcaggctgtaccAAGCCAGTACTGGGCCAATGGTGTATTTCGACCTGGGTATTTAAGTTATTTGctctaaataaaaagaattcatttaatCTTAATATAGTACAGTCAAATTAGCCACAAAAAGGCTTTAtgctagaaaaaattagaatcacGGAGAACTGTGTCTTAAACATTTGGATGGATCTCCTTTTGAAGCTTCTAAAAGTTCGAGGCtgaatttctaatcaattttttgtgaataaaaaaaaacatcaaatcgCAAAATTTTCTCAACACATTTTGCTTGGATTGTTGCACAAAAAAATCgatcagattttttttacttcagaatCAAAATACGACGGAGGTGTGGGGGAgcacttttgtttttaaacattcatagtttgtaagaaaaatcttttcagttcaaattctctgaaatatctAGCACATTGTGCATCTTTATGAGAAAGTATGTTTAAGATGCCAACAAAACTGTTCACATTGTATATAATAAatcgttataaataaatttttttccatactTACATCTACTAGGGAAGATCTctgaaattctttataatattggtttaaataatattttttgaaacagatATATATTGCACGTAAAACcttggaaaaataataataaaaattcaccttCCTAAATAGGTATACACAATTTGTTCAGGTTTTTCTAGCAACGAAATTGaaaatcagatatttttttacgaaatatgaatgtttagaaaaaatgctTTTACTACACCTCTGCCCTTTTTGCATTCTAGAATCCAAaagaacgttttttttaatattctacacTATCTAATCAGAAAATCAAACAGCAAAAACGTGATAGcgcttttttttaaaaacgcaCAATGTTATTTAACAAATTGATACCTCATAACTTTTCAAGGCTTCGAAAAAACTTCCATCTTATATAACTAATTTAGCTTTGAGCAAATCAATTATGTtccgataatattattatttgcaatGTGGTCCAATTGCGTTGCAATTCCTTcagaatgaaatataaatttttaaagagttttgtgAAATCATCCCTCATATAAGGTTACTGCAatgaatatttgaacaaattgtcGTGCAGTACATTTGGctatatcttttttaaacttggataatcaaccaaattttgaaaaagaaaagcgactgctgtttttttattttgtattatttagaaaaatcactttcaagTTAACAACTACTATATGAAAGCACTTTTGGAACAAGCACAGAAAAAACcgggaatattttttcaaaaatgttacattttgctAGTTATgctaaaaggattaaaaattttaaataatgttattttcgagaaaaaagacttttgaaaccaagaaaaatatttttttcattaactctAACCCCATAACAACTGTCAAGGTTAGGAATATCGATCCTGGCAGCCAtctcataaaattttattaaacttagTAAAGTTGTAGTACTCTGTGAGTATTATTTTGTGGccaaatgattttcaacaatttcgaaaattctgAGAGCTACACAGTTTTTAAATTCCAGGCCGacttttctttatattcttatatttacgacaattttttcttattctaaTGCAAGTTATATGTGTTTTCTAACACAATAtgatattctgtaaaaaatatgaaagaaacaaatttttcaaaatttgcacacaaaaaataaaaccaactttTTAATTGGATTTTTGATGGACTACATCATATTTTTGCATAatcatattccttgtttttttatctttcatttcAGAGAAAGAATTTGATGGACAATCACCTGGTTCAcgagttatgaatatttaaagagCAGCTTCTTTTTAACTCGCGAACCATAATATAAGTGTAcataaacttttctgttgaaatagaagataaaaaaaacaagaaatatgaattttaaaatatagcgTATTACGTCAGAAATCCAATTTagacattgttttaatttttttaatctgtatacttctccttattttatttaataatcaatttgtgttgaaaaattgtaacatATCCtaacattgtttcaaaattataaatctcctTTAAAATCTACATAGATTCCTAGCGAAAAACTCGAGCACTgcctaaaatctttcgaaaatttttggtcttttttaGCACCATGATTTTCTATTAAACCGACTTCGAGTATAAAACGCCATCAAAACCAAAAATGGTAATACTGAAAATCTGAAACATCTTAtaatcttattaaatttaaaatactaatttttaacgaaaagcaccaacataaaaaaattatttgaaatagtaaatcttttataaaatcgAATGATGTTTGTTCAAATAAACCCATTGCCAATGAATAgcttaaatattctttgaaatctaatgaatttttattaacggTAGCAGTTGCAGACCAAAAACACTAGCGTAACctaaaaacaaaatgatttaagattgtaaataatcttttgaaaacttgaacataacttcagatttttttaaagtttttatatctTCTTCGA is a genomic window of Belonocnema kinseyi isolate 2016_QV_RU_SX_M_011 chromosome 8, B_treatae_v1, whole genome shotgun sequence containing:
- the LOC117178934 gene encoding ankyrin-3-like encodes the protein MDNIAGILREVQVEYEETQGVMLSLFKRALSYANKTLLKFLVFEDIPIASFVDPKTQNTALHYISSYRDKTDLALALIRSGSNVNAQNKNGETPLHYALRSALKCVNNNTVSLNEAFSTSALFIKNGASRNVCCQRGISPIQEALLSGYLEAAEIFLVYRMKLLNSEQVHRVIRCRRFVQFLFREGKHFTIASSNYSTLLNFAAMNQDEDSFLFLLDQGEFDLNAFSPHKETLLHIAAGWGTISMIKALVDRGANLEALNKKNMTPLYYAICSEDSEKVFYLLESGAFVNTLTEEFLTPLHYATSLESLEMVKMLVNKGGYVNALSYNRSPLLIACGSLYAAKCPGSPLCELNYIFLRKNYFQVVPSGPSSEGCCMRHNYNSKIVEFLLDHGADIEAKTRNGRTPLDVSCQKGNLEITKILLRRGAKISQRGFTTLHCAITGAHPDIIRLILENGAKVNYRWTIGGSPLQYMFRISGDFVELLDILLEFGADVNLSLGKKSALHLACLQLGREYVIRRLLKYNADVNAVDERGLTPLDYAIHTWYVDNCRQYQELLVSYICRMKEDNKYLNKRNRMILISDHNVRRIRKKCEKEIRELKNLQICSSVRLSFYDILTKDLDKLGAILKNEDVKKSLRESPHKENLSIYALDLEDRIIEGKLKRRLVEIVGSFLTKHVPFEISLEILKYCSIRDLTNFAEVCSEHALNLDEENLSFIDCTGQVNTLNT